The Ketobacter sp. MCCC 1A13808 DNA segment TCCATCTGACTGTCGCCTCCATTTCAAAAAGCCATTAATTATCACGGACGCTTATTCTATAATGTTATGTTATATCCTATCATTTAGTGACACCGACCGCGGAACCGACCGGATGATTACGCCATGAGTACAATTACACAAATTCTCAATCACGCAGAAACCAGTTGTCGCGCGAGCGGTGCCAAGTTAACCGAAAAGCGCAAGCGGGTTTTGACTGGGTTGCTGAAATCCCAGAAGGCACTGTCAGCCTATGAACTGATCGATATACTGCAAAAGGAGTTCGATGAATCTCCCCCGGCCATGTCGGTGTATCGCATTCTGGAGTTTCTCGAAAGCGAAAACCTGGTGCACAAACTACACCTGGCGAACAAATACGTTGCCTGCTCCCATATCAGTTGCGCCCATGAACACGAAGTCCCCCAATTTTTGATCTGCGACCAGTGCGGCAATGTGAAAGAAATCGGCATTAAAAAATCCCTGATCAACACACTAAAGCGAAATGTCGAAGAGTCGGGCTATGTTCTGCAAAGTCCGCAATTAGAACTGCATTGCCTGTGTCAGGAATGTGCGTAGCGAGCAACCAACAGCGCCCACCGCAGCCCATTTCATGCTCAAGAATTGAAAAATACTGACTTTCTTGTAAAATGCCCCGAATTCATACCCACCAGGAACTCGTTTTGCTAATTAGTCCACCCTAGCATTCCTGTCTACAATCACTCTGATTGTCACCCCTTTTCTCGCTAAATCGCACTTTTTGGTGCGCAGCATACGTTGTTCAACTATTTAAATGCCCTCAATGCATTGCGCATCGGGAGGCGAACGTTTTAAAACTGCAGGTAAACAATGATAGAAACAATTAAGCAGGATTGGTTTTCCAATATTCGGGGGGATTTACTGGCTGGCACCGTGGTGGCGCTGGCGTTAATCCCTGAAGCCATTGCCTTTTCCATTATTGCCGGGGTCGACCCTAAGGTCGGGTTATACGCGTCGTTTTGTATCGCGGTCGTGATTGCGTTTGTGGGTGGACGCCCAGGCATGATCAGTGCGGCCACCGGTGCTATGGCGCTGTTGATGGTGACGCTGGTGAAAGAACATGGTCTGGAATACCTGCTGGCGGCCACCCTGCTGACCGGAGTATTCCAGATCTGCGCCGGCTTTCTGAAGCTGGGAAGCTTAATGCGCTTCGTCTCCCGCTCCGTGGTCACTGGTTTCGTCAACGCCTTGGCGATCCTGATATTCATGGCGCAACTGCCAGAGCTGACCAACGTAACCTGGCATGTATACGCCATGACTGCGGCCGGTCTAGGGATCATCTATCTATTCCCGCTGTTGCCGGTTATCGGCAAATCCATTCCATCACCGCTGATCTGTATTGTGGCTCTATCCATCGTCGCCATAGTGCTGAAACTGGATATACGCACGGTGGGTGATATGGGGGAATTACCAGACACGCTGCCCATCTTCCTATGGCCCGATGTACCGCTCAACCTGACCACCCTGCAGATCATTTTCCCCTACTCCATCGGTCTGGCCGTGGTCGGATTGCTCGAATCCATGATGACCGCCACCATCGTCGATGATCTGACGGACACCAAAAGCGATAAAAACCGCGAGTGCAAAGGCCAGGGTATTGCCAACATCGGCGCCGGACTGATGGGTGGAATGGCTGGTTGCGCGATGATCGGTCAGTCCATTATCAACGTTAAATCCGGAGGCCGGGGCCGCCTATCGACGTTTATCGCCGGCACCTTTCTGTTAATTATGGTGGTGTTTCTGGATGAATGGATTAAGCAAATCCCGATGGCGGCGCTGGTTGCGGTGATGATCATGGTGTCCATCGGTACGTTCTCCTGGGATTCGCTGGTCAACCTGAAGAAACACCCCATTTCCACCAACATCGTGATGATCACCACCGTTGCCGTTGTCGTTGCCACTCACAACCTGGCTATCGGGGTGTTCGTGGGCGTGCTGTTGGCCGCCCTGTTCTTCGCCAATAAAATCGGCCGTTTCATGGTTGTGAAAAATGAAAAGCCCGAAGAAGGACAACGCTTATATACGGTGGTTGGCCAGGTTTTCTTTGCCTCTGCGGATCACTTTATGGAATGCTTTGATTTTAAAGAGGTCGTTGATCGCGTTACCATCGATCTGCACCACGCCCACTTTTGGGATGTGACCTCGGTCGCCGCCCTGGATAAAGTGGTGATTAAATTCCGTCGCGAAGGTACGGAGGTGGACATCATCGGCATGAATGAAGCGACCCGCACCGTGGTCGATAAATTCGGCGTTTACGACAAGCCGGAAGAAGTAGAAAAGATGATGGCCGGTCACTAATCCAAGGAGGATCACCATGACAAAAAATACCATAACCGCCTGCGTTGATGGATCGGCTATTTCCAACGCGGTATGTGATACCGCAGCCTGGGCGAGCCAGATTCTGGGAGCGCCTTTAACCTTTCTTCATGTCTTGGAAAAAACCCGCTCACCGGCAAAGGAGGATCTGTCCGGCGCAATCGGGCTGGGTAGCCGCGAGCATTTGCTGGATGAATTAACCGTACTGGATGAACAGCGCAATAAACTGGCGATTGAACACGGTAAACACCTGCTTGAAGATGCGAAAATCAGAGCCGAAGCCGCTGGCGCGGTGGACGTTCATGGTGAACAGCGACACGACCACCTGCTGGACGCCATGTTGGCCTATGAAGACAAAACCCGGATGTATGTGATTGGCCGTCTGGGTGATGATCATGACCTGAAAAATCAAACCATCGGCTCTCATGTGGAAAACCTGGTTCGTGCTATTCACACTCCGATATTGATGGCGACCAGAACGTTTTCCGCCCCGGGCAACTATATGCTGGCCTATGACGGAAGTGAAACAGCCGACATCGCAATTAACCGGATTGCCGAAAGCCCGCTGTTATCAAAGTTACCCGGGCACGTGGTCATGGTGGGCAACGACACATCCGAAAACCACAAACGTCTTGAACATGCCTGTGAACTTCTGTCCGGTAAAGGCCGCGAAGTGCAGACGCATTTGCTTCAGGGCAACGTAATCGAATGTCTGATGGATTTTCAGAACCGCTATAACATCGAACTGAAAGTGATGGGCGCCTATGGCCACTCAAGGATCCGAGAATTCATCGTGGGCAGCAATACCACCAAAATGTTGGCCACGAGCACCGTTCCGGTTTTGATTCTGCGTTAGCTCTTCAGCGTGGTTACCGCTCTATCGCGACGAAGTGCCAAAGCGATAGAGTGCCTGCTCCTGCTGCGATGCTATTGAGACCGTATTGACACCCTATCCCATGAACTATTAAACCGGTATTATTGTCCCAAAGCCCCCCCTGGTATCCCCTGCAGTTCAGGAGTCGTTATGGATTTAGTTAAACGCAACAATGTGAAGGTTGTAGGCGACGGCCCCGTGACTATGGTGTATGCCCATGGGTTTGGCTGTGATCAGAGCATGTGGCGCTATCTGGTACCTGTCTTTGAGAGCGGTTGCCGAAACATCCTGTTCGATTTAACAGGAAGCGGATCGTCGGATCTAGCGGCTTACGATTTCAAAAAATATAACTCTCTGGATGGCTATGCGTCTGATCTGCTGGAAATCATCGACGGGTTTTCCGATGGACCGGTGATCTTTATAGGTCACTCAGTAAGTGCGACCATTGGCCTTTTAGCCACAATCAAAGCGCCCGAAAAATTCAGGGCTCAGGTTATGGTTGGTCCGTCTCCCTGTTACATTAACGACGGTGATTATATCGGTGGATTCTCCCGGGAAGATATTGATGACCTAATTCAGACCATGGAAAGCAATTACCTTGGCTGGTCAAGCACAATGGCTCCAGCAATAATGGGCGCCCACGACCGTGAAGAGTTGGGCCAGGAACTTACCAACAGCTTTTGTCGAACCGATCCTACTATTGCAAAACATTTTGCTAAGGTAACTTTTCTATCTGATCACCGCGCTATGCTCAGTAAATCCACCACGCCCGCATTAATCCTTCAATGCAGTGAAGACATCATTGCTCCGCGGAGCGTCGGTGAATACATGCAAAACCAAATGCCCAATTCTGAGCTGGTCATTATTGAAAACGTCGGTCATTGTCCACATTTAAGTGCTCCGGAACCCAGTATTGCCGCCATGCAGAAATTTCTGAACCAGTTAGTGTTTTGAGTCAGTCTAAAAAATGAATGAACTGGATTGTGATTCCCTGTATGACAACGCGCCCTGCGGCATGCTGGTTACAACATCCGATGGAAAAATAGAAGTTGCCAATGCAACGTTCTGTAGCTGGCTGGGCTATAGCTTCCCGCAATTACAGTTAAAGAAATTTCAGGAATTGTTAACGGTGGGTGGCAGGGTGTTTCATCAAACGCACTGGGTGCCCTTGTTGCAATTACAAGGTTCCGTTTCAGAAGTTCAGATGGAGATGTTACATAGTGATGGAAGCCGGATTCCCGTCCTTATCAATGCAATACGACGGGTTCGCGACAATTGCCCCTATGATGAGATCGCTATCTTCGTTGCTACCGATAGGAAAAAATACGAAAAAGAAATAATTTTATCTCGGCGTCAGGCGGAGCAGTCACTGCAACAACTGGCATCAGCAAAGGAGCAGCTACAGCAGCTCAACGAACAACTCTCCATTGCGGATCGCCGCAAAGATGAATTTCTAGCGACGTTGGCGCATGAATTACGAAACCCTCTGGCGCCCATGCGCAATGTCGTCGAAGTGATGGGTTCGCTCGATACCGATCATGGAGTGACGCAGTGGGCCACTAAAATCCTAAGCCGACAAGTGCAACAAATGACTCATCTTCTGGATGACCTGATGGACATATCCAGGATCTCGAATGGACGGGTCGAGTTGCGTAAAGCGTATATTGACCTGGTCGATCTAGTTAACAGCTCAGTGGAAATGGCCAGGCCTCAGATAGAAGCGCGCGGCCACAGCCTGCAGCTGGAAATACCGAACAACCCCGTTTACTCGCTTGCGGATGAAACCCGTTTAACTCAGGTCATAATCAACTTATTGAACAATTCAGCCAAATATACACCGCTCAATGGCCATATTCACTTACGGTTTAGCGTGAATGACAAGGTGGCAACTCTATGTGTAAGCGATAATGGAATCGGTTTCGAACCTGATGAAATCAATGCACTTTTTAATATATTTACTCAACTGGAAAACGGTGTAGATTATGCGGAAGGGGGTTTGGGTATTGGCCTTTCATTAGTTAAGGGGTTTGTTGAACTGCATGATGGCACCATATGCGCGCACAGCAAAGGTCCTAACCAGGGAAGCCAATTTATAGTGACCCTGCCCATTGTAGAACCCACCTCAGTTAGCAGCGTTCCACCTCAGCCCGTAGAACCGACTAACACCGCGAAGCGAATTCTGATCATAGATGACAATGAAGACGCGGCAAACAGCTTAGCCTTACTGCTGGAAATGCAAGGGCATGTTACTGCCACGGCTTATTCAGGCAGCGATGGAATAATTCAATCGTCCTCATATAACGCGGATGTGATTTTGCTTGATATCGGGTTGCCCGATATGAGTGGTTATGACATCGCTCGCACACTACGCAAAGCCTTAACGGCGAACACGCTGCTGATTGCTACAACCGGATGGGGGCAGCAGAAAGACATTGATATGGCTTTGGAAGCTGGCTTCGATGCCCATCTCACTAAACCGTTGGACTTAGGGAAATTAGTGACATTAATTTCTTGAGTTGGAAGTCACGCCACTAGTGCCAACCCCAATCACCTTTCTGAGAACGCGCCGTCAAAGCCACGCTGCAGAGGCCTCAGCAAATACTCGAGTATGGTTTTACGATTGGTTATGATATCCGCCCGCACGGTCATGCCGGGATAAATACGGTTAAGTTCCGAGTTTGTTCCGACATAGCTTTTAGAGAGCTTAATTTCCGCTAGATAATAAGGATTATTCTCACTATCGATGTACGTTGACGGTGACATCTTCATCACTTCGCCTTTAATCGAGCCGAATTTTTGGTGCTCATAGCTACTGACCTTGACGTCGGCTGTATGCCCCATCGCGATGTGTCCGATATCTTCAGGCGCGATTCTTGCTTCAACTAAAAGCTCATCATCCGTAGGAATAACTTCCATCATGATCTCGCCAGGCGCGACCACTGTATGGTTGGAATTGACGGTTAAACCTTTTACGATTCCATTTACAGGGGTGAATATCTTCATCTTTTTAATGCGTGTGTTCATCTCCGCTATCTGTTCATTGGTGACAGAAAGCTGGGTCACGACCTTGGTTTTTTCCGAGTTCAGCTGTTCCCGCCACATAGCGGTTATTTCCTGGGATTTTTCTTCCAGTTCTTGCAATGAATGACGAATTATCTCCATCTCATTTTTAATCTTAGCCAGCCGGTTTCTCGAGGCTGCCAACAATGCGGCTGTATCCAGCGCATTCGACTTCGACAATAGACCGCGTTCGAACAATGACATATGCATATCGTAATTTTGACTGAGTATATCCAGTTCTTCCTGTGCAGCGTTTAGCTGCTCTGACTTACTGTCCAATTCAATTT contains these protein-coding regions:
- a CDS encoding universal stress protein; this encodes MTKNTITACVDGSAISNAVCDTAAWASQILGAPLTFLHVLEKTRSPAKEDLSGAIGLGSREHLLDELTVLDEQRNKLAIEHGKHLLEDAKIRAEAAGAVDVHGEQRHDHLLDAMLAYEDKTRMYVIGRLGDDHDLKNQTIGSHVENLVRAIHTPILMATRTFSAPGNYMLAYDGSETADIAINRIAESPLLSKLPGHVVMVGNDTSENHKRLEHACELLSGKGREVQTHLLQGNVIECLMDFQNRYNIELKVMGAYGHSRIREFIVGSNTTKMLATSTVPVLILR
- a CDS encoding alpha/beta fold hydrolase produces the protein MDLVKRNNVKVVGDGPVTMVYAHGFGCDQSMWRYLVPVFESGCRNILFDLTGSGSSDLAAYDFKKYNSLDGYASDLLEIIDGFSDGPVIFIGHSVSATIGLLATIKAPEKFRAQVMVGPSPCYINDGDYIGGFSREDIDDLIQTMESNYLGWSSTMAPAIMGAHDREELGQELTNSFCRTDPTIAKHFAKVTFLSDHRAMLSKSTTPALILQCSEDIIAPRSVGEYMQNQMPNSELVIIENVGHCPHLSAPEPSIAAMQKFLNQLVF
- a CDS encoding Fur family transcriptional regulator gives rise to the protein MSTITQILNHAETSCRASGAKLTEKRKRVLTGLLKSQKALSAYELIDILQKEFDESPPAMSVYRILEFLESENLVHKLHLANKYVACSHISCAHEHEVPQFLICDQCGNVKEIGIKKSLINTLKRNVEESGYVLQSPQLELHCLCQECA
- a CDS encoding ATP-binding protein; the encoded protein is MNELDCDSLYDNAPCGMLVTTSDGKIEVANATFCSWLGYSFPQLQLKKFQELLTVGGRVFHQTHWVPLLQLQGSVSEVQMEMLHSDGSRIPVLINAIRRVRDNCPYDEIAIFVATDRKKYEKEIILSRRQAEQSLQQLASAKEQLQQLNEQLSIADRRKDEFLATLAHELRNPLAPMRNVVEVMGSLDTDHGVTQWATKILSRQVQQMTHLLDDLMDISRISNGRVELRKAYIDLVDLVNSSVEMARPQIEARGHSLQLEIPNNPVYSLADETRLTQVIINLLNNSAKYTPLNGHIHLRFSVNDKVATLCVSDNGIGFEPDEINALFNIFTQLENGVDYAEGGLGIGLSLVKGFVELHDGTICAHSKGPNQGSQFIVTLPIVEPTSVSSVPPQPVEPTNTAKRILIIDDNEDAANSLALLLEMQGHVTATAYSGSDGIIQSSSYNADVILLDIGLPDMSGYDIARTLRKALTANTLLIATTGWGQQKDIDMALEAGFDAHLTKPLDLGKLVTLIS
- a CDS encoding SulP family inorganic anion transporter, with protein sequence MIETIKQDWFSNIRGDLLAGTVVALALIPEAIAFSIIAGVDPKVGLYASFCIAVVIAFVGGRPGMISAATGAMALLMVTLVKEHGLEYLLAATLLTGVFQICAGFLKLGSLMRFVSRSVVTGFVNALAILIFMAQLPELTNVTWHVYAMTAAGLGIIYLFPLLPVIGKSIPSPLICIVALSIVAIVLKLDIRTVGDMGELPDTLPIFLWPDVPLNLTTLQIIFPYSIGLAVVGLLESMMTATIVDDLTDTKSDKNRECKGQGIANIGAGLMGGMAGCAMIGQSIINVKSGGRGRLSTFIAGTFLLIMVVFLDEWIKQIPMAALVAVMIMVSIGTFSWDSLVNLKKHPISTNIVMITTVAVVVATHNLAIGVFVGVLLAALFFANKIGRFMVVKNEKPEEGQRLYTVVGQVFFASADHFMECFDFKEVVDRVTIDLHHAHFWDVTSVAALDKVVIKFRREGTEVDIIGMNEATRTVVDKFGVYDKPEEVEKMMAGH
- a CDS encoding HlyD family type I secretion periplasmic adaptor subunit, whose translation is MKLKEFIYRKRQHSDSEVNQYLIQSIALEDYTSAYKINRIMRLVSLLVIGLLCWCYFTSLPEITSAQGEVVPQGRLLRVKHLEGGTVEDILVRNGDIVESDQLLLVLDDSLLKSEMRSLQSSKAGMLLTIERLSALLDTRELQIDQWKADYPFLVETQIEHYQQQLEGYKFRKNSIAQQKIHRKIELDSKSEQLNAAQEELDILSQNYDMHMSLFERGLLSKSNALDTAALLAASRNRLAKIKNEMEIIRHSLQELEEKSQEITAMWREQLNSEKTKVVTQLSVTNEQIAEMNTRIKKMKIFTPVNGIVKGLTVNSNHTVVAPGEIMMEVIPTDDELLVEARIAPEDIGHIAMGHTADVKVSSYEHQKFGSIKGEVMKMSPSTYIDSENNPYYLAEIKLSKSYVGTNSELNRIYPGMTVRADIITNRKTILEYLLRPLQRGFDGAFSER